TCCTCCTCCAACCGTTTGCCCAGGCGCTCGACGCTACCCGCGTCAGCGACGTCCAGCTGCTCGCCTTGCAGGTCCAGCCGGCCACCGTCCGAGAGCTCCTCGACGGTGCGCCTCGCCGCGGCTGGGTCGCGGGCGGTGACGATGACGCGATGCCCCAGCTCGCCGAGCTGCCTCGCGATCTCGCGCCCGATGCCCCGATTCGACCCGCTGACGAGCGCGACCCGTTGCTGGCTCTCCACGGTCGGCAGACTACGCGCCCGTGAACTTCATCGAGGACGTGCTGGAGCGGTTCCCGGCCTCGAAGCCGGCCCTGGTGGCGATCTCACGCGACGGCGAGCGTCGAGTGTGGGCATTCGGGGAGCTGATCGCGCGCAGCGCCGGGCTGTCGGGGGCATTCGCCGCCCGTGGCGTCGACCGCGGCGCCGTGGTGATGATCGTGGTCGGCAACCGAATGGAGTGGGTGCTGGCGATGCTGGCCTGCTGGCGAATGGGAGCGATCGCCTTGCCCTGCAGCACGCAGCTTCGGCGCCGTGACATCGAGCTCCGTGTACGGGCCGCGAACGCCGTCCTCTGCGTTGCCGAGGAGGAGACGCTCGGTGAGCTTCCGGAGGGCCTGCCGACGATGACCATGTCGGACGTGGCCATGGTGATGGACGAGGAGCGTCCCCAGGAGCCACCCGTGGACCCGGCCGACCTGGGTCCCGACGACGGCGCCCTGATCGTCTTCACGTCCGGAACCACCGGCGAGCCGCGCGGGGCGGTACACAGTCAGCGCTACCTGCCCGGCCAGCGCGCCCAGGCCCGGCACTGGCTCGGAGCCCGGGAGGGCGAGCTCGTCTGGTGCACGACGGCAAGCGGTTGGTCGAAGTCGGCCCGCAACGCATTCGTCGCTCCATGGCTGTGCGGCGCCGCGGCGATGATCCACGATGCCCGCTTCGATCCGGCCGAGCGCCTGGAGCTGATCGAGCAAGAGCGGGTCAACGTCCTCTGCCAGACCCCGACGGAGTACCGGATGCTCGCCACCCAAGCCCAGCTTCGGCCGCTCCCCGGTCTGCGCCGCGTGGTGTCGGCCGGCGAGCCCCTCAACGCCGAGGCGATCGAGGCCTTCCGCGAAACGGTGGGCCGCGACATCTCTGACGGCTATGGCCAGACCGAGACGGGTCACCTGACGGGGAACCTGGCCGGCGACCCGATCCGCGAGGGCTCGATGGGCAAGCCCCTGCCGGGGTTCCGGATTCGCGTTTCCGACGGCGAGCTCGAGGTCCACGTCCCAAGCTGCCCCACCTTCTTCAGGCGCTACCTCGACGAGGAGCCGTTCGTGGGCGAGTGGTGGGCGACGGGCGACCTGGTCACGCAGGACGACGACGGTTATCTCACCTTCGAGGGACGGCGCGACGACCTGATCCTCTCCTCGGGCTATCGCATCGGCCCGTTCGAGGTCGAGTCGGCACTGCTTTCCCATCCTGCCGTCGCCGAGGCGGCCGCCGTCTCGGCCCCTGATCCCGAGCGCGGAGCGGTGGTCCGCGCGATCGTCGTCCTGGACGGAGCCGAGCCGAGCGATGACCTGGTCCGAGAGCTCCAGGACCACTGCAAGCGGGTGGCCGCCCCTTACAAGTTCCCGCGCATCGTCGAGTTCGCGGACCGGCTGCCGAGGACGACGAGCGGGAAGATCAAGCGAGCGGCGCTGCGGGCCGCGGGATCGCCGAGCCCATAGGCCGTGCCACGCTCGCCCAAGGCCGCCTTCGCGGGCATCTTCGTCGTCACCCTGCTCTCGCTGACAGCGGTCGGCGCCGTTCTGCCCGTGATCCCGAGGTACGTCCGGGGACCGTTGGGCCTCAGCGACGTCGCGGTTGGCGTGGCGGTGGGCGCCTTCGCCGTCACGGCCCTGGCCAGCCGGCCGCTGGCGGGACACGTCGCCGACCTGCGCGGTCGCCGGCCCGTCGTCGCGGCGGGAGCGCTGCTGGCCGCCACCGCGGGGCTCCTGTACCTGGTGCCGGCGGGGTTCGCCGGCCTGATAGGCGCCCGCCTGGTGCTGGGCGCCGGAGAGGCGATGGTGTTCACGGCCGGGGCGACGTGGGTGGTCGACCTGGCGCCACCCGATCGGCGCGGACGAGTGATCGGGCTCTACGGCCTGGCGGTATGGGGAGGCCTCAGCCTGGGGCCTCCGATCGGCGACGCGTTGCTCCGCGCGTCCAGCTACGACGCGGTCTGGGGTTTCTCCGCCATCTGCCCCTTCGTGGGGGCGCTGGTCGCGATGCGAATCCCCGATCCGCATCGCCCCTCCCTGGAGCCCGAGGCGCGGCCCCTGATCGCGCGGGAGTCGGTGCGCCCCGGGATCGGGATCTCGCTCGCCAGCGTCGGGTTTGCCGCCATGTCCTCGTTCATCGTCCTCCACCTCGAGGCGGAGGGCTCCGGGCACGGCGCCACCGCGTTCACGGCCTTCGCGGCCACGGTCGTTCTGACGCGCCTGATCGGCGGCGACCTGCCCGACCGGATCGGCCCGCTCCGGTGCGCGGCGGGCGCGGCCGTGCTCGAGTCCACGGCGCTGGCGCTGATCGCCCTGGCCCACGGTCTTCCCCTGGCGCTCGCGGGCGCGATCGGGATGGGGATGGCCTTCGCCCTGCTCTACCCCTCGCTGTCGCTGGTGGCGATCGAGAGCGTCTCCGAGTCCCGCCGCGGCTCGGCTCTGGGGACCTTCACAGCCTTCTTCGACATCGGCATCGGCCTGGGCGCCGTCCTCACCGGCTTCGCCGCCGCGCTGGGCGGTTACCCGGCCGCCTTCTGGCTGGGCTCGGCGTGCGCTTTGGGCAGCGGATGGGTGGCGACCCGGGCCCTGGGCCGCGCGCGGGCGGCAGCCGGGGTCACGGCGCCCTGATCTCCATCGCCGAAGCTCTAGATGACAAGAAGGCGTTTCGGGCCGGCGCGGTGTTCGTCAACGGCAAGAATCCTCGGTCCCCTACGCTGCGTGGCGTGACGATCCACCGGATGGATCACGCCGGCGTTGTGGTCGAGGATCTCCCGGCTGCCATCGCGTTCTTCGTCGAACTGGGCCTGGAACTGGAGGGCGAGGCAACAGTCGAGGGTGAATGGGTAGACCAGCTCGTCGGGCTGGACGGCGTCCGAGCGGACATCGCCTTCGTGCGGACCCCTGACGGCCACGGCCGGGTCGAGCTGTCGACGTTCCACACGCCGGCGGCCACGAGCACTGCGCCGAGGGCGCCGATGAACACCCCGGGCATCCCTCGCCTCACGTTCGTCGTCGACGCCGTCGACGACGTCCTCGACCGCCTGCGCGCCCACGGCGCCGAACTCGTGGGCGAGGTGGCGCAGTACGTGGACATCTACCGGTACTGCTACGTCCGCGGCCCCGACGGCATCATCATCGGCCTGGTCGAGGAGCTCCGCTGAACGACACTCCGAGCCCCTTCCTGGTGTTGAACGCCTGCTGACCGGCGCCGCTAGCTCGGGAACAGGCTGGTCTGTGACCCTCGCGACCGCGCGGGGCCGCCGCCCGTTTCGGCTTTGGACTCGCGAGCCAGGTCCCGCAGCCCGCGGCCGCCGCTGGCGCCGCGCCCCCGTCGCGCCATGCCGGAGAGCCGCTCCCGTTCCGGGCTCGGTAGGTACGCGCCGCGCGCGTACAGCTCCTCGTAACGCGGAACGAGATCGGGCCGGTAGGACCGCAGCCAGTCGAACCAGATCTCACGCACCTCGCCCCGCAGGTGCAACCCCACCCCGCCGATCGTCCGGGCGCCCCCTTCACCAGCCAGCTCGAGGATCTCCTCCACCTGCTCGGGAGCGTCGTTGATGCCCGGCATCAGGGGGGCGATCAGGACGCCGGTCGGGATGCCCGCCCGATTCAGCTCGCCCACGGCCTCCAGTCGCTTTCGTGGGTGGGGCGTGTGGGGCTCGGTCTCGCGCCACGCCTTCTCGTCGAGGGTGGGCACCGAGAGGTTGGCGGTGAACTCGGTCACCCGAACGAGCTGCTTCATCAGCTCGATGTCGCGCAGGAGCAGCGGCGACTTGGTCAGCACCGAGCAGGGATTTGCGTAGTCGCGCATCGCCTCCCAGATCCCCTCCATCAGCCGGTAGCGCCCCTCGACCCACTGGTACGGATCGGTGTTGGTCCCCAGCGCCACGTGGTCGCCACGCCAGGAGGGACGTGCCAGCTCGGCGCGCACCACTTCGGGCAAATTTACCTTGACGACGATCTCGCGCTCGAAGTCCTCCCGGGCGTTGAAGTCGAGATAGGTGTGCGTGGGGCGAGCGAAGCAATAAACACAGGCATGCGCACATCCCCGGTACGGGTTGATCGTGTACCGGAAGGGCATTCGCGAGCGCTCGGGCACCTTGTTGATCCCGGAGCGCGCGCGGATCTCGTAGAAGCGGGTCCCAACGGCCTCGGGCGCATCGAAGGTGCGGACCCGCGCCGGCTCCTTGAAACCGGGCAGCGCAGCCTCACGCTCGTGCTCGACGGTCAGGCTCTGCCAGCGCACGAACACATGTTCGCACTCCACCCGGACGTCCTCGGGCGCGGACGAGTCAGGAGCCGTCCTGGCTCAGCTCGGCGGGCACCAGCTCCAGGCTCAGCTCGTCTCCCGAGCGCCAGACCCAGGTGCGAACCGGGCGCTCGATCAGCTCCGCGGTCATCATCTGCTGGAGGTCCGAGGCGCTCGACACCGCCCTGCCGTCGAGCTCCAGGATCAGGTCGCCGACCCGGAGGCCGCCGCGTTCGGCTGGGCTGCCGGGCACGACCTCGACCACCTCCACGCCGGTGCGGTCGCCCCAGCGATCCCGGGCGCGGGGCGGAAGCGGGCGCGGCCCCCCGGCGACGCCGAGGAAGCCGCGGCGTACGCGACCCTCGGTCATCAAGGCACCGATGATGTTGCGGGTCGCCGCATTGATCGGCACAGCCAGGCCGAGCCCGAAGCCTGCGATGGCCGTGTTGATGCCCACCACCTCTCCCCGGCCGTTGGCGAGCGCGCCTCCGGAGCTACCCGGGTTGAGGGCGGCGTCGGTTTGGATCACGTTCTCGATGATTCGCACTGCGCGACGGCCGGCGGGAGCAGGCAGGGCGCGGCCGAGCGCCGACACGACCCCGGCCGTGACCGAGCCCTCGAGGCCGTGAGGGTTCCCGATGGCCACCACCAGCTGGCCGACGCGCAGCTCGTCCGCGTCGCCAAGCGCCGCCGGGGTCAGCCCGCCGTCCTCGGCCCGCACGATGGCCAGGTCAGAGAGAGGGTCGCGGCCAAGCACCGAGAAGCGGAGCTCGCGCCCGTCGGTGAACGCTGCCCGGCCACCGCTGGCCGGCCCGGCGACGACGTGCGCCGAGGTCAGGATGAACCCGTCGTGCGTGAGGGCGACGCCGCTGCCGGCGCCCACCGGCAACGACCCTCGACGCGTACGCCGCTGAACGCGCAGGCTGGCGACCGCCGGTGCGAGGCTCTCCGCCACCCCGACCACAGCCCGGGAGTAGGCGTCGAGCGCCGCGGAGTCTCCACTCGGCTCGCCCTGCGGGCGCGCCGGGAGTGACGACTCGGCCGGGGCCGAGGCGCCGGCGAGGCGCGATTGGTCCACCCCGGCCATCAGACGCTGACCCCCGCCAGCTCCACCTCGACCTGGCGTTCCTCGGTGCCGCGAACCACGGTGAGCGTCAGCCCGCCGTTTGTCATGGCCGCGTCCAGAGCTCGGTGCAGGGCGTCGATCCCGTCCAAGGGCTCGCCGCCAGCGGCGACGATCAGGTCACCGGCCGCGATCCCCGCCTGAGCCGCCGCGCTCGATTCCTCGACGCCTCGAACGAGCAGGCCATCTTGCTCCGGCAGCCCAACGGCCCGCCGCATCCGGCGCGACACATGCGCCGGCGCCACCGCGACGCCCAGGAAAGGCCCCTCGGCCTGCTCGCCGCGCCCCAGGCGCTCCGCCGTCTCGCGCAGTCCCGACGCGGGACCGAGCGCGACGATCAGCCCGCCTTCCAGCCGTAGCGCGTTGACCCCGAGCAGGCGGCCCTCGGCGTCGAGCAGAGGTCCGCCGGCCGAGCCGCGAGGCAGCGTCGCCGTGTGCTCGATCGCGCCGGATATCCGTCTGCCGCGAGGACCGCGAAAGCCACGGTCCGCCGCCGCCACGAAGCCGAGGCTGGCCCGGAGGCCACGCCCGCCGGGATTGGCCAGCGCCACCACAGCGGTGCCGATCTCGACCTCCGCGTCGGCCGGCGCCCACGCCAGTGGCTCGATCTCGCCCGTATCCGCCTCCAGCACCGCCACACCCAGGTCGCGGTCGATGCCTACCGGTTCTGCGACCACGCTCCGCTCCTCGGCGAAGGTCAGCGTGACCCCCTCGGAACGGACGTGATGCGCCGCCGTCAGCACCCGGCCGGGCCCGATCACCGTCCCCGACCCGAACCGCCAGCCGCGCCCGATTCCGACCACGGCGTTGCCCCGGGTGTCGGCGACGGTTGCGACCTGCGACTGGATCTCATCGAGCACGCTCAAATTCAGCCTCCTAGTTACTTGCAACTTGCTAGTGACGTCCACAAACAGAGTATCATCCGACCCATGCCCGCCAACCGCGACAGAGCCGTTTCATCGGTGCTCAGCGAGGGCGACCCGCCTACCACGGTCCAGGTCGACTCCGCCTCGCTCGCCTCCCGGGCGCTGTCTGAGGCGCTCGATTCCGTCGGCGACCGCTGGACGCTCTTGATCGTCGCCTCCCTGCTGGGCGGCGCGAAGCGATTCGGGGAGCTTCAGCAGGAGCTGGGTGGGATCGCTCCCAACGTCCTCTCGGGCCGTCTGCGGCGGCTCACCGAGCAGCGCCTGGTGCTCGCCGAGCCGTACTCGCGCAGGCCGGAGCGCTTCGTCTACGAGCTGACCGAGAGGGGGCGCGGACTGGCGGGCGCGCTGCGTCTGCTCGCCCAATGGGGAGCGCCCCAGACCGGCGGCGCCGCGGTGGTGCACGCCGCCTGCGGCAACCCGTTGGAGGCGGTGTGGTACTGCCCCACCTGCCAGTCGCCCGTGCCGGACGACGAGACCGACGAGCTCGATTACGCCTGAGTGGACACCCCGGTGCGAGGGTTGGTGATCGGGCGCACCGTGGCCTCGATCTCGTCCCGCATAGCCTCGATGAACGGCGGCAGCGAGAGCTTCTCGCCGAGGCTCTCGAGCGGCTCGTCGACGGTGAAGCCGGGGCCCAGGGTGGCGATCTCGAACAGGACCCCGCTCGGCTCGCGGAAATAGACCGAGCGAAAGTAGAAGCGGTCGATCACGGGGGTGGGCCTCATCCCGGCGGCGACGACCCGGTCGCGCCAGGCCTCGTGGTCCTCGATGGACGACGCCCAGGCGACGTGATGGACGCTGCCGGCGCCCTGCAGGCCGGTGTCGGCAGGCGGTTCGTCGTAGGCGTAGATCGACCCGCGCCTCTCCCCCCTCGCCTCCCAGGAAGCACTTTCTTCGCCATCCCCGTGACGCGCGAACTGCAGCGTGTCGGCGAGCAATTCAGCGCTTCGATCGGGTTCGAACGCGTAGGCGCGCGCACCGTCGAAGCCCTGCAGCGCGAACTCGGCCGGGATCTCGGGATGATTGGCGGCCAGCGGCTCGTCGCCGGCCTCCGGCACCAGCAGCTCGTGGTCGAGGCCCTCTGGATCGGCGAACCGAAGTCGACCGTCGGCCCCCTGAGCCTCCACCCCGCGCTCCCCGAGCCGTGCGGCCCAGAACTCGAGCGCGTCTGTCGACCCGACCCGCCAGACGATGCGATGGACCATCCCGTCGCCCGCCCGCCCGGCGGGGATGCCCGGGTATTCGAAGAAGGTCAAGTCGGAGCCCGGGTCGCCCTTCTCGTCCGCGTAGAAGAGGTGGTAGACGGTCGGGTTGTCCTGGTTGACGGTCTTCTTCACCATCCGCAGTCCGAGCACGCCCACGTAGAAGTCGACGTTGCGCTGGGCGTCGGCCGTGATCGCCGTCACGTGGTGGATTCCGTCGAGTCTCATGACGTTGACCATACCGCTCCGCCACTGCGTCCAACGACCGGCGCCGAGCTTGTACCGAATCCGCTTCGCTTGGTCGCTACCCTCGCCACACGACCCAACGCGAATGCAGGGAGGAACATGACTGTCCAGACCACCACAACCGGCGTCTCCCCGATCGACCGGGCGCGAATCGCGGCGCTGACGGAGCGCGAGATGGCGAAGCTGGCGGACCGCACTCCAGCCTCCAGGCAACGCTACGAGCGCGCCGTCAAGGTGATGCCGAAGGGCGTGCCGTCCTCCTTCCAGGAGAACGATCCCTGGCCCATCTACGTCGAGCGCGGCGAAGGGAGTCGCGTCTGGGACGTCGACGGGCGTGAGTACATCGACTTCCACAACGGCTTCGGGGTCATGTGCATCGGCCATGCCAACCCCACCGTGGTGGCGGCGGTCAAGGCGCGAGTCGACCTCGGCACCCACTTCGCCGCTCCCACCGACGGCTCGATCGTGGTCGCCGAGGAGCTCACGCGGCGCTTCGGCCTGCCGCAATGGCGGTTCACCAACTCGGGCACGGAGTCGACGATGGACGCGGTCCATCTGGCTCGTGGCGCGACCGGCCGTGACGTGATCCTCAAGATCGAGGGCTCTTACCACGGCCACCACGACGCGGTGATGGTCTCTGTCTACCCGTCGCTCGAGGAAGTCGGCGAGCGAAGCA
Above is a genomic segment from Solirubrobacterales bacterium containing:
- a CDS encoding AMP-binding protein, whose amino-acid sequence is MNFIEDVLERFPASKPALVAISRDGERRVWAFGELIARSAGLSGAFAARGVDRGAVVMIVVGNRMEWVLAMLACWRMGAIALPCSTQLRRRDIELRVRAANAVLCVAEEETLGELPEGLPTMTMSDVAMVMDEERPQEPPVDPADLGPDDGALIVFTSGTTGEPRGAVHSQRYLPGQRAQARHWLGAREGELVWCTTASGWSKSARNAFVAPWLCGAAAMIHDARFDPAERLELIEQERVNVLCQTPTEYRMLATQAQLRPLPGLRRVVSAGEPLNAEAIEAFRETVGRDISDGYGQTETGHLTGNLAGDPIREGSMGKPLPGFRIRVSDGELEVHVPSCPTFFRRYLDEEPFVGEWWATGDLVTQDDDGYLTFEGRRDDLILSSGYRIGPFEVESALLSHPAVAEAAAVSAPDPERGAVVRAIVVLDGAEPSDDLVRELQDHCKRVAAPYKFPRIVEFADRLPRTTSGKIKRAALRAAGSPSP
- a CDS encoding MFS transporter, translated to MPRSPKAAFAGIFVVTLLSLTAVGAVLPVIPRYVRGPLGLSDVAVGVAVGAFAVTALASRPLAGHVADLRGRRPVVAAGALLAATAGLLYLVPAGFAGLIGARLVLGAGEAMVFTAGATWVVDLAPPDRRGRVIGLYGLAVWGGLSLGPPIGDALLRASSYDAVWGFSAICPFVGALVAMRIPDPHRPSLEPEARPLIARESVRPGIGISLASVGFAAMSSFIVLHLEAEGSGHGATAFTAFAATVVLTRLIGGDLPDRIGPLRCAAGAAVLESTALALIALAHGLPLALAGAIGMGMAFALLYPSLSLVAIESVSESRRGSALGTFTAFFDIGIGLGAVLTGFAAALGGYPAAFWLGSACALGSGWVATRALGRARAAAGVTAP
- a CDS encoding VOC family protein, which gives rise to MTIHRMDHAGVVVEDLPAAIAFFVELGLELEGEATVEGEWVDQLVGLDGVRADIAFVRTPDGHGRVELSTFHTPAATSTAPRAPMNTPGIPRLTFVVDAVDDVLDRLRAHGAELVGEVAQYVDIYRYCYVRGPDGIIIGLVEELR
- a CDS encoding radical SAM protein, with translation MRWQSLTVEHEREAALPGFKEPARVRTFDAPEAVGTRFYEIRARSGINKVPERSRMPFRYTINPYRGCAHACVYCFARPTHTYLDFNAREDFEREIVVKVNLPEVVRAELARPSWRGDHVALGTNTDPYQWVEGRYRLMEGIWEAMRDYANPCSVLTKSPLLLRDIELMKQLVRVTEFTANLSVPTLDEKAWRETEPHTPHPRKRLEAVGELNRAGIPTGVLIAPLMPGINDAPEQVEEILELAGEGGARTIGGVGLHLRGEVREIWFDWLRSYRPDLVPRYEELYARGAYLPSPERERLSGMARRGRGASGGRGLRDLARESKAETGGGPARSRGSQTSLFPS
- a CDS encoding trypsin-like peptidase domain-containing protein, with the translated sequence MDQSRLAGASAPAESSLPARPQGEPSGDSAALDAYSRAVVGVAESLAPAVASLRVQRRTRRGSLPVGAGSGVALTHDGFILTSAHVVAGPASGGRAAFTDGRELRFSVLGRDPLSDLAIVRAEDGGLTPAALGDADELRVGQLVVAIGNPHGLEGSVTAGVVSALGRALPAPAGRRAVRIIENVIQTDAALNPGSSGGALANGRGEVVGINTAIAGFGLGLAVPINAATRNIIGALMTEGRVRRGFLGVAGGPRPLPPRARDRWGDRTGVEVVEVVPGSPAERGGLRVGDLILELDGRAVSSASDLQQMMTAELIERPVRTWVWRSGDELSLELVPAELSQDGS
- a CDS encoding S1C family serine protease; translation: MLDEIQSQVATVADTRGNAVVGIGRGWRFGSGTVIGPGRVLTAAHHVRSEGVTLTFAEERSVVAEPVGIDRDLGVAVLEADTGEIEPLAWAPADAEVEIGTAVVALANPGGRGLRASLGFVAAADRGFRGPRGRRISGAIEHTATLPRGSAGGPLLDAEGRLLGVNALRLEGGLIVALGPASGLRETAERLGRGEQAEGPFLGVAVAPAHVSRRMRRAVGLPEQDGLLVRGVEESSAAAQAGIAAGDLIVAAGGEPLDGIDALHRALDAAMTNGGLTLTVVRGTEERQVEVELAGVSV
- a CDS encoding helix-turn-helix domain-containing protein codes for the protein MPANRDRAVSSVLSEGDPPTTVQVDSASLASRALSEALDSVGDRWTLLIVASLLGGAKRFGELQQELGGIAPNVLSGRLRRLTEQRLVLAEPYSRRPERFVYELTERGRGLAGALRLLAQWGAPQTGGAAVVHAACGNPLEAVWYCPTCQSPVPDDETDELDYA
- a CDS encoding VOC family protein; translated protein: MRLDGIHHVTAITADAQRNVDFYVGVLGLRMVKKTVNQDNPTVYHLFYADEKGDPGSDLTFFEYPGIPAGRAGDGMVHRIVWRVGSTDALEFWAARLGERGVEAQGADGRLRFADPEGLDHELLVPEAGDEPLAANHPEIPAEFALQGFDGARAYAFEPDRSAELLADTLQFARHGDGEESASWEARGERRGSIYAYDEPPADTGLQGAGSVHHVAWASSIEDHEAWRDRVVAAGMRPTPVIDRFYFRSVYFREPSGVLFEIATLGPGFTVDEPLESLGEKLSLPPFIEAMRDEIEATVRPITNPRTGVSTQA